TAATATATAGACAAAAACTGTCTATCGACACTTCATAGATTATCTCTAAAGTTTTTAATGTCACGTTTAAaagttcatgagtatttttgaaacgttgtactaatgtatttttaaatttcttaaaagtttaaaagtgtttagaatttgaagttttaaaaaaattaaagggtattagtgaattttttgaaaattcaaaagtatttCTAGAaccaaaagtatttttgaaacaatttaTTAACCGTGTCCATCTAAAATTAATGacaagggtatttttgaacttctttgaaagtttaaatcgTGTGTGAAATTAGTTTGTGGGGATTGTAATTGAAAGTACCACATCGGCTCATCtagaaaatgatcatgagtttataatcaattaatactctctccattagtacgaggccttttgggaagcccaaagcaaagcgatgagagcttatgctcaaagtggacaatatcatacccattgtggagagtcgtgttcatctaaaaATATGTACCTCGTACATAATAACGATAACAAAGTAGTACTCCATCGAAACACTTAAAACTTCATAGATTTAACCCTATTTTATAATCTATGCTATAATTATAGGAAGATCTATTGAGTAATTCAAACATCTTGTTGAAAGATCAAATTTTTTGATGAGTGGCATAATGATTGCATCAAATGATATTACTTTTTAGCATCATATATGAACGTAGTTTGGTAGCATTCTCTACACATTATATGGGTTTGGTATCAcataatctcaagaaataaTTGGTCATTATACCACAAAGGACATAGCTAGGCATGCCACAATGTCAATATATCCTCTCTTTTTCCATGTTAGGGTTTATAAGTAGCTTtggttttcttgtttcttaataGCTTGACAATGATGCTTTGTAAAGATGAAAGAGGTTTGCTCTTTTGGGTCCAAAGAGTatctttttctccatttcaatACACTCCAAAATAGAATTCAAACTCTTCAAATTTGATTACTTTTGAGCGTATATAGATAcgttcatcatatacatatcgaGATCGTTATAAGAGTTTCgttttttccctttcagaaGAACCGTTTGCACGTAAGTACACGAAAATATCGAGTAGTGAAAGATAGAATAGAAGTAGCGTGAGTGCAATATTCGAGCAGTAAAAGATGATGGATTGTTATAATGAATGTAAAGTTGTAAACGGTACGTTACAATTAGAATacaaatatatctataatgGGTTCGATTTTTTTGTGTCAATTGGTTGAACaatgatattgtccgttttggcctgttacgtatagCTATCAgccttatggttttaaaatgcgtatattagagagagatttccatacccttataaggaaagttccgttcccctctctaatgaatgtgggatttcacaattcaccccctcgggggccagcgtcctcattggcacattaTTCGATGTCCGATTTTGATACCAGTTGTAACAGCACAGActcaccactaacagatattgtccactttggctcattacgtatcgctgtcagcatcacaattttaaaactcgtctactaaagagaggtttctacactatTATAATAATGTTGTGTTTGGTAGGATGTAACATTATTTAACCACAAATCTCATTAAGCAACattcaaacaaatgaaagataTGAACTTTGGGCacttttgaattaaaaatcttaacaCAATCCAACCAAGGAAACACAAGTCAAAAATTGAGTAAATATGTCTCAACTTTGTTTGTAGTTAAATGGGATGCAAATGGGGACAAACCCAACTTGAAGAACAACTCATAATTACCTTTAAAATGGGCATCCAACACCAAATGTTGCACTAAAACACAATAATGAGATCAAGGTGTAGAACACAAGCCAAAGGgggcaaaagaaagaaattagatTCGATTTTTTCGCTCGAAATTCTTGCTTAGACTAGGAATAGAGAAAACACTTCTCCGTGAGCTGAACTGGGATATGAATGTcaagtgtcacaatcgcactcttgcaGTAACAGGACTAACAAACAAGTCAGCTGTGAGGCTATAGACAAGCATGATCGTGACACCAATGACGTTATCCCTAACCCTGTTCCTGTTGCCACATTGGTCTCTGTTCTTACCCCGtttacgttttttttaatttttaacggaagattgaagcaaaagaaaagggttgaAATGGGGAGGGTGTGAAAATGGAGggggaagaacaaaagaagaagaaaaaagggagTTTGTTTTGTGGGTGTCTCCCAAAATGGAATCAccatgtttttgttcttacaatttagggtttgaaattttgttataaaaaacTAAGGGCACGTGAGAAAAGTGAAAATGGTTGGTGCTTTGAAGAGACCACACCCCTTTGCTTTCTAATCATGTGGTCTACTTTCTTattatttccctttttctctctccttttacacTTCCTTTTGtctccctctttctctctcctcgataataaatttaggttaaattataccTACCccgagatctcataatctactaCTCCCGTGGGAGCCCAACGTCTTCGGTGCAAAGCACCTAGGGTCCCTCTATATtaaatttaggttaaattatacaCCGACccgagatctcacaatctactcccttgggagcccaacgtctTCGGTGCAGAGTACCTGGGGTGCCTCTATATTAAATTTAGGTTAAACTATACCGACccgagatctcacaatctactcccttgggagcccaacgtctTCGGTGCAGAGCACCTAGGGTGCCTCTATATtaaatttaggttaaattataccgacccgagatctcacaatctactcccttgggagcccaacgtctTCGATGCAGAGCACCTGGGGTCCCtctatattaaattataccGATccgagatctcacaatctactcccttgAGAGCCCAACGTCTTCGATGTAGAGCATCTGGGGTCCCTCTATATtaaatttaggttaaattataccGACCCGAgttctcacaatctactcccttgggagcccaacgtctTCGATGTAGAGCACCTGGGGTCCTTCTAtaaatttaggttaaattatatcgacccgagatctcacaatctactcccttgggagcccaacgtctTCGATGCAGAGCACCTGGGGTCCttctatattaaattataccGATccgagatctcacaatctactcccttgAGAGCCCAACGTCTTCGATGTAGAGCATCTGGGGTCCCTCTATATtaaatttaggttaaattatatcgacctgagatctcacaatctactcttTTGGGGCCAACGTCTTCGGTGCAGAGCACCTAAGGTCTGGCTCTtgtatcatttgtaacagttcaagcccactgaTAGCAAacattgtctactttggcccgttacgtatcatcgtcagcttcacaattttaaaacgcatctgttaagAAGAGATtcccacgcccttataaggaatccttcgttccccttttcaaccgatgtgggatctcacaatttcgAAGCTTAATGTCAATTATCATTCATTTCAACTCAAAAGATATCGTTAACGTCATTTCATTGATCCAATTTTTATACATCAAGTTATATAGAGGATATTATATGACTTTCGATTTACACAGATCACTCAGTCgtgtcaattttttattagtttaatgaaaaaaaaaacataaaggttttcttttttttttttctttttttttttttaagagaatgtaggaatattttatataaattaatggtgtttaaaatttaaataaaatcttaatcaATTAAGCCTCCTAagtgaaatataaaaataaaattgtggcATTCTAGTAATTAGAGCAATAATCaaggttaatttttttaaaaaatagggtAATCTGACATAGAGCCACTCGTGCGAAAACCCCACTAATGCTAATTATTTACCCCCTCcctattttttaatctttttttactattttattgcCCCTTATCTTTTACTAAATTACATTTAGGGGCctcaaaatttgttaaattccTCCAAtaccctctttttttttttttcgattctAAGACGTTTCGactaaaaagaagaaagaacaccACTCGTTTCCTTTTCGAGTTCAGCTACTGATCGATCGATTTCTACCATTTTTTAACCATAACAAGACTAGTAAAAACTCGAccttatttacttatttatgaGAGGTGAGTATCGACTCTTGAAAtgataatgaatattttaatctaatgTAAGAGGGAAAGATCGAAACTTTATTTATGATCGATTAACATCgacatttgaaatgataattaatatattaacgTGGAATAACGATAAGAAAAGTTTTTGGAATATTgagattaatttattataagggTCACCAAAATTCCTCTCGAAGTTCAAACACACAGGCTTTTCCCACATTTGCAGAGCCCACATGGTGCCTTTTTGTAGTGTATAAATGGTCACACTCATCTATTACTTCCCCTTCACTCCCTTCTCACATTCCCTGTAATAAGCACAGATTCCACTGGTAATGGCCACAACAACCGATAAAGCGGTGGTGGAGACAGTTATTGCCGGAAATTATGTCGAAATGGAGGCCGGCGGCAACCCCAACACCGTCAAATCCAAGCTCTCCAAGCTCTTCTGGCATGGCGGCTCTGTTTATGACGCCTGGTTTAGCTGTGCTTCAAATCAGGTATACCCCATTTGGATTTTGCCCTTATTAGCCATTGATTTGGCCCTCATTGATTTCTGGGGTTTGATCATTTTGGCTTCTTAGGTTGCTCAAGTTCTGCTTACTCTGCCCTACTCGTTTTCCCAACTGGGAATGCTGTCTGGAGTTCTGTTTCAGCTCTTTTATGGCTTGCTTGGTAGCTGGACTGCCTATTTGATTAGTGTACTCTATGTTGAATATAGAactagaaaagaaagggaaaaagttGATTTCAGAAACCATGTCATTCAGGTTCATAAactcatcttttttttcttttaataaaaacccATTTAGGAGCTTTGATTCATGGGATTCTTGatgtttttgtgttcttccAGTGGTTTGAAGTTCTTGATGGGTTGCTTGGAAAGCATTGGAGGAATGTGGGTTTGGCTTTTAATTGCACTTTTCTTCTGTTTGGATCTGTCATTCAGCTAATAGCTTGTGCAAGGTAGTGTGTTCATGGCATTCATCTTGTTCTAGTTCTTGTTTGATGATGTTTTTTGAGtcttttaatgttgttttgtAGTAATATCTATTATATAAACGACAACCTAGACAAGAGGACTTGGACATATATCTTTGGAGCTTGCTGTGCCACCACTGTGTTCATTCCTTCCTTTAGAAACTACAGAATTTGGTCTTTTCTTGGTCTTTTGATGACTACTTACACTGCTTGGTACCTCACTATTGCCTCCATTCTTCATGGACAGGTATCAGACATTCCCATAGACAGcattttgtgaaaaaaaacatGGGGTTTTGTGTGgtttgatgtttgatgatttggTTTTTGTAGGTGGAGGGAGTTAAGCACTCTGGTCCAACTAAGTTGGTGCTTTACTTCACTGGGGCTACGAACATTCTTTACACATTTGGTGGACATGCTGTTACTGTGTAAGATAATCTTAAAAGCTTTTGATGTTGTTAATGTTTTGTTGTTGGTTTTGTTGCTGTCTTCATGTTgcttgtgtttgtttgttgggCGTCTCCGGTGGGTGTGGCgtttgaaattatcaaaacttcattgtttgtttgttgtcaTCTATGAGAGATCTCTTGGGACTTTTTCGTTGGTGTTGCCATTTTAAGTTTCTCTATACACCCTAGTAGTTGTGAAGTAGACGATATCTTTaagcgatgggcttgagctgttacaaatggtatcaaagctagacattgggcagtgtgccagtgaggacactggcccttaaaagggtggattgtgagatccaacatcggttggagaaggtaAACTGGCCCTTAAAGGGtggatcccacgtcggttggagagggtaaaCGGGTCcttaaaggggtggattgtgagatctcacgttggttggagagggtaacaaacattccttataagggtgtggaatctcttggtagacacgttttagaacTCTGAAGCTAGGAATCTCTtggtagacacgttttaaaactctgAAACtaacaacaatacgtaacgggccaaagcggacaatatttacaaatgttatcagagccagacatcaagtagtgtgtcagcgaggacgttggcccctaagggagtggattgtgagatcccacgtcagttagagaatagaatgaaacattccttgtgagggtgtggaaacctctccctagtagaggTGTAACGGGccgaagcggacaatatctattagctgTTAACGTGTTAACGTGTACGGTTACACCGCACTTTTGTCAACTGAGTTGTCCTTATCAGCTGAGAGAGGGAACAGAAAAGATATCCTCTTTTCTTGGGGAAAATccctttgttctttcttctgttTAACAATAGACATTGAAAGTGAAGTCtctatttcattctcttttatCATAGAGAATCATCTGAAAAAGTAAGAGGGAGAAACTCAGAGAGCCTCCATACCTTACTGTTATTCTCCACTACCCCAAACAAGCTCCAACCTTCATGAACTGGATCATCAAACAAAGCTTAAAAACTCCAATTTGTTAATAAAAGCTGTTTGGTTGGTGGGGAAATGCAGGGAAATCATGCACGCAATGTGGAAGCCACAGAAATTCAAGGGAATCTACTTGGTAGCAACAGTGTATGTCCTAACACTGACACTCCCATCAGCAGCCGCCGTGTATTGGGCATTTGGAGACATGCTTCTTAATCACTCCAACGCCTTCTCCCTCCTCCCAAGATCGCCCCTCAGAGACATGGCTGTCATCTTGATGCTCATCCACCAGGCAACCATCGCCGCCATGTCCTTCACTTCGTAGCTCTCTTGATATTGATCTTAACAGTGTGTTTGTTTGTAATTGTTGCAGTTCATCACGTTTGGATTTGCTTGCACTCCGCTCTACTTTGTGTGGGAGAAAGCCATTGGAATGCACGAATGTAAGAGCTTGTGTAAAAGGGCAGCTGCGAGATTGCCTGTGGTCATTCCTATCTGGTTTTTGGCTATAATCTTCCCTTTCTTTGGTCCTATTAACTCCACCGTTGGATCTCTCCTTGTTAGCTTCACAGTTTACATCATCCCTGCTTTAGCTCACATGTTCACCTTCCGATCGTCTGCTTCCCGTGAGGTATGCTGCACTGGAATGttactctctctctgtctGTGTTGATTGTTGTAACGCGTGGTCTTAGTCTAGCAGACAAGACAGCGGCTCGTTCTCCTATGTATTTGTCTTGGTATTGGTTTTCGATCAAATTAGTTGTTTAGTGTTCATAATACGATGAGGGTGCAAAGAAGAGGCACGAGATTCGTTGTTTTTTCTCCTCTGCCATATGCATGCCATGCGACAGAGTATCTGTCCGTACCTCTGTTTTTTTGACAGTCCAACTGCTGAGTTTGATGGCTGTTTTAGATCATCTTGggttttgttgtgttttgcAGAATGCAGTGGAGCAACCTCCAAGGTTCACCGGAAGATGGGTCGGAGCCTACGTGATCAACGCATTCGTGGTCGGTTGGGTATTGGTCGTTGGGTTCGGATTCGGAGGGTGGGCTAGTGTGACCAACTTCATACATCAAATCGACACATTCGGGCTTTTCACCAAGTGTTACCAATGCGCTCTCCCACCATCATCGACAGTAAACGCCACGGCACCACCACCGCAGCACCACCATCATCCCGGTAACCATTAATGATTGAAGGGAGCAGAATCATGGTATTGTTGAGGTTAAGGAAAGGATGATTGGGATGTGTTTTCTTTGCTCGTACTGCAGCTTTTGGTTTGATTAGAAAAGAGGGGAAAATTCAGAGTTGGCGAATGTCGCtctttttcatccaaaataGTACCATTTTCCTTATCATTCTGTCTCTTTACTTCGGCGTTGGGGCCTCCTCTCACTTTATGGTACCTAAAAGAGGAAGCCTCAGACATTTTTGCACTCAATCACTAACTTAAACATGATTTTCTCTCAAGAATCAtaaaaaactcgaaagggTTCTTAGAATTCACCATAGAAAACCATCAGATCAAAGTAAAAAAGGCAAAGAGATTGAATATGAGTGGCTACCAGAACAAACCACACAGAAAAAACTTGCTCTGTTTTACTCTGTTTTACTCTGTTCTGCTCTGTTCTGCTCTGTTCTACAGAGACGCTTGTTGTtcttgaagaacaagaagcaaTTTCATGATTCTCAATACCATTATGAGTATCCATTCATCACATTCATAATCAAAAGTGATATCAACACTCTAAGATGTTGATAtcaacaaaagagaaagcacTTTATTTCTTTCCAGCCTGCATATTTCCCTTTACAAGTGGGCGGCAGGCAATAATTGGGAAGGAAAAAGGGAATGAGAATTAATATGAAGAAAACAtgatgagagagagaacagAACATTGATTCATTGAAAACCAGGAGGCATTGTATAAGAAATAGTTGTATCAACAGttaaagaaacagagagaatcAAGGAAGAATCTCTTGTTCTAAGGATCGCTGAAACAAACATCATGATATCACATGATCGTCGTCATCTTCATATCATTAACACCCAAAAGACAATAAACAGAAACTAAACTGATGGAAATCCAtgtgaaagaaaggaagaaactaCTCAAATCCTGTTAAAAAGATGACCTACAGATCCCAGTAAGAGTAGATCGGAACTGGGATGAACGGTGAAGATTGAAAACCGAACAAAACACCCCCAGATTCAAGCAATCAAACAAGCGCGATCATCAACGCCCACTGCTGGGACACTCTCTAGCAAAATGCCCAGATTCGCCGCAGCTATAGCAGTttccaccgccaccgccaccgccaccgctgTACCTATCTCCACCGCCTTGAGATCCACTCTGGTAGCAGTCTCTAGCCATATGCCCAGCCTCACCACACTTAAAACAagcaccaccaccaccaccaccaccgctaCCATAACCCCCACCATACCCACCGCCTCCACTACCACCGTATGAACCTCGCCCACCACCGCCGCTACCTCCATTAAACCCATACCCACCACGTCTCCCTCTTCCACCTCCCCCGCCTCCATACCCACCACCTCCACCACCGCCGTACGTACCACCTCCACCGCCGCCTCCACCGCGACTGCCCTGCACAGATGATTCTCCAGGGCCAGTAACATCCACGGCCTTCGATCGACCATCAGCCTCCGCCTCGATCTGAAACTCGACATCCTCGCCGACGCCGAGACTTCGGAAACCCTCGGATCTAATCGAGGACTGATGAACGAAAAGATCTTCACCTCCCTCGTTGGGAGAGATGAAGCCATAGCCCTTCTGGTCACTGAACCACTTCACTTTTCCACTAACCCTTTCCCCCATTTCTCGATTTCTTCCTCACAACCCAACAACtgaaaaaccctaatctccactttcttttctctctctagtttCTCGCTCTATAAGAGAAATggggtttatatatatatctatatatatatatatatatatatatatataaaagaaaagagaaacgtaCTTTGTGAATCGAAAAGCTTGGAAACGGGAAGAGCGCCCCGTCATCCGTAAACGACGCTTTTTCCATTTGTGATTTTGTGGGGTCACGTTATTCCATGCTGACCGTCCGATTCTCTTCTACGCCGGGAAGTTTCCGACCAGATCTAACGACCAGggctcttcctcttctctgcGTTAGATTGGAGCATTTCGCCGTGCGATTTGCGACGGAAATTTAACGGCTAAGGGTAATTTCGGGAATTCACTCCTAAAATATCTTCTTTGCCgtttttttatccattttttctaatttttttatttattcattattttttatttggaaataaattaCATGACTTTTTCTTCtacaccaaaattaaaaaataaacgctgaattaaatcaattatatatatatatatatatatatcatgtgTTTAGTTGGAATAACGACAAAATTATGTGTTGTTAAATTGatgattaattataaatttttgtttaatatattatgCATTCACTAAAAAGGTAATGGTGCCAAATTTATAACATACTCAAATATggaaacaaatcaaaatgaGCTCGGTTTTTGGTAGTAGCTGTGACCAATAGCCATCAGTTGTCGGCTCATTGGTAAGGCGAGAGCTCCAAGGCCGGTTTCTAGTAGCACACCTCACACACAAGCACCACCTGACCAAGGTTTGTACCTTAACCATATTAAACTTCAAAAGAGGATTCGAGGAAGTCACCATTAGTCTTGgtggcgatatgtaacgagccaaagcggataatatcaactagcagtgggcttgggtgttacaaatggtattagagctagacattgagcaatgtgctagcgaggacgctggcccctaaaaaggtagattgtgagatctcacatcggttagagaggggaatgaaacattccttataatggtgtgaaaacctcttcttaatagatgtattttaaaactatgagactgataacgatacgtaatgagccaaaacggacaatatctactagtgtgGACTTAGACTATTATACTAATCATGAAAGCAAGATACATGGGCGTGCAGCCACGAACAACATGACACCTATTGCGAGAGGCTCCTTGTGTCGAAAGAGTAGTTGTTCTCCATAAGAGGGCACCTATAATGGTTGCTACCTAGGAGCGGGGCAAAGAAAGGCGGTAAATAGGGAGTTTGAATGTGAATCAACAGAAATAACTTCAAATAGTGTTAATGATTCGGAGTTTTGTAGAGAGGAATTGTGCAGTACCAGACACGAGATGTAATAGTCAAAGTCCatcattagtagatattgcatgctttgacccattacgtatcgttgtcaacctcacggttttaaaaacaCGTATACTAGGAATAGGTTTTCATATTCTTagaaggaatgttttgtttctctctctagtcgatgtgggatcttacaatcgacaaacctctccctagtagacacgtttaaaaaccgtgaggctgacgacgatacataacaggccaaaacggacaatatctactagcggtaggcttgaactgttacaaatggtatcagagtcagacacagAGTGGTAttccaacgaggatgctggccccaggggaatggattgtgagatctcacattagttgaagaggagaacgaagcattccttataacaGTATGtaaacatctccctagtagactcattttaaaatcgtgaaccTGACGACGATGCGTAACAAACCAaaagaacttgaaaatttagttatttttgtttgaatttgtttgaaaatccACATGACATGCATATCATAAAAACTCGTAAATTTAGTAACAGTTCAGTCTTATACCCGAAGTAGAGACGTTACACCAACATTATCATAAAAACTCGTAAATTTctaaccctaaaccctaaatcttGTGGTTACTTTTGAGGCATTAATTATCGTTTTTTAAGATAGATGAATTATTGATTTACCAATTACATTATTGGGATAGAAAAACATGTGACATTGATGTGTTTGAAAGCATATTACCAAAATGTGTCATGTTACCAATTTCTTATGGATTTGCTTTCTCCTTGTCTTGTTTTGGCTATCCACATTTGCCCTAAACCCCTTTTATTATTGCTTTTGACGGGAAATTACTCACGGTTGGCTTGTAAGTACGAGGCATCAGTGATTCTCGAGAAAATATAGAGTTGATTAGAGTTATTCTGTAATAtcagtgtgagatcccacgtcggttggagaaagaaatgaagcattctttataaggatctagaaacctctccctaacatacgagttttaaaaactttgaggggaaactcgaatgagaaagcccaaagaggacaatatctgctaatggtgggcttggactgttacaaatggtatcagagtcagacacggggtgatgtgctagtgaggaggctgagccccgaagggggatggacatgaggcggtgtgccagcaagggcAATGGACTTtgagggggatggattgtgagatcccatattggttgggtaGGAGAACAAAGCCttttttacaagagtgtggaaacctctccatagcagacgcgttttaaaaaccttgaggaaaaccccgaaagggaaagctcaaagaggacaatatctactagcggtgggcttaggttgttacaaatggtatcagaaccaaacATCGGGcgggtgtgccagtgaggacgctgagtcctcaaggggagtggacactagacagtgtgtcagcgaggacgctgtgCCCCGGAGGGGTCACGTcagttggaaaaaaaaatgaagtattttttataagggtgtggaaacctcgcTATAGCAAATGcatttaaaaaccttgaggggaggCCCGAaaggaaatcccaaagaggacaatatctaccagcaGTGag
This sequence is a window from Cucurbita pepo subsp. pepo cultivar mu-cu-16 chromosome LG04, ASM280686v2, whole genome shotgun sequence. Protein-coding genes within it:
- the LOC111792443 gene encoding auxin transporter-like protein 5; the protein is MATTTDKAVVETVIAGNYVEMEAGGNPNTVKSKLSKLFWHGGSVYDAWFSCASNQVAQVLLTLPYSFSQLGMLSGVLFQLFYGLLGSWTAYLISVLYVEYRTRKEREKVDFRNHVIQWFEVLDGLLGKHWRNVGLAFNCTFLLFGSVIQLIACASNIYYINDNLDKRTWTYIFGACCATTVFIPSFRNYRIWSFLGLLMTTYTAWYLTIASILHGQVEGVKHSGPTKLVLYFTGATNILYTFGGHAVTVEIMHAMWKPQKFKGIYLVATVYVLTLTLPSAAAVYWAFGDMLLNHSNAFSLLPRSPLRDMAVILMLIHQFITFGFACTPLYFVWEKAIGMHECKSLCKRAAARLPVVIPIWFLAIIFPFFGPINSTVGSLLVSFTVYIIPALAHMFTFRSSASRENAVEQPPRFTGRWVGAYVINAFVVGWVLVVGFGFGGWASVTNFIHQIDTFGLFTKCYQCALPPSSTVNATAPPPQHHHHPGNH
- the LOC111792508 gene encoding glycine-rich protein 2-like, whose amino-acid sequence is MGERVSGKVKWFSDQKGYGFISPNEGGEDLFVHQSSIRSEGFRSLGVGEDVEFQIEAEADGRSKAVDVTGPGESSVQGSRGGGGGGGGTYGGGGGGGYGGGGGGRGRRGGYGFNGGSGGGGRGSYGGSGGGGYGGGYGSGGGGGGGACFKCGEAGHMARDCYQSGSQGGGDRYSGGGGGGGGNCYSCGESGHFARECPSSGR